One window of the Streptomyces sp. ITFR-21 genome contains the following:
- the hrcA gene encoding heat-inducible transcriptional repressor HrcA, with the protein MLSERRLEVLRAIVHDYVGTEEPVGSKALTERHQLGVSPATVRNDMAVLEEEGYIAQPHTSAGRIPTDKGYRLFVDKLAGVKPLSGAERRAIHNFLGGAVDLDDVVARTVRLLAQLTRQVAVVQYPSLVRSSVRHVELLSLAAARLMLVLITDTGRVEQRLIDCAAPVGETVLADLRARLNSRVVGRRFADVPPLVQDLPESFDPDDRPAVAGVLATLLETLVEDKEERIMLGGAANLTRFNHDFPLTIRPVLEALEEQMVLLKLLGETADATMTVRIGHENFHEGLNSTSVVAVGYGSGDEAVAKLGVVGPTRMDYPGTMGAVRAVARYVGQILAES; encoded by the coding sequence ATGCTGAGCGAACGCCGACTCGAAGTGCTGCGTGCCATCGTCCACGACTACGTCGGCACCGAGGAGCCGGTCGGGTCCAAGGCACTCACCGAGCGCCACCAGCTCGGTGTCTCGCCCGCCACCGTACGCAACGACATGGCCGTGCTGGAGGAGGAGGGCTACATCGCCCAGCCGCACACCAGCGCCGGCCGGATCCCCACCGACAAGGGCTACCGGCTGTTCGTCGACAAGCTCGCCGGCGTCAAGCCGCTGTCGGGCGCCGAGCGCCGCGCGATCCATAACTTCCTGGGCGGCGCCGTCGACCTCGACGACGTGGTGGCCAGGACGGTACGGCTGCTGGCGCAGCTCACCCGGCAGGTCGCGGTCGTGCAGTACCCGTCGCTGGTCCGCTCCTCGGTCCGGCACGTGGAACTGCTGTCACTGGCCGCCGCCCGCCTCATGCTGGTCCTGATCACCGACACCGGACGGGTCGAGCAGCGGCTCATCGACTGCGCCGCCCCGGTCGGCGAGACCGTACTGGCCGATCTGCGGGCCCGGCTCAACAGCCGGGTCGTCGGCCGCCGGTTCGCCGACGTCCCGCCGCTGGTACAGGACCTGCCGGAGAGCTTCGACCCCGACGACCGGCCCGCGGTCGCCGGAGTGCTGGCCACCCTCCTCGAAACGCTCGTGGAGGACAAGGAAGAGCGCATCATGCTCGGCGGCGCGGCGAACCTCACCCGGTTCAACCACGACTTCCCGCTGACGATCCGACCCGTCCTCGAAGCACTTGAGGAGCAGATGGTGCTGCTGAAACTGCTCGGTGAGACCGCGGACGCGACCATGACGGTCCGGATCGGGCACGAGAACTTTCACGAGGGCCTCAATTCCACCTCCGTGGTGGCGGTCGGCTACGGTTCGGGCGACGAGGCAGTCGCCAAACTCGGCGTGGTCGGACCGACCCGCATGGACTACCCCGGAACGATGGGAGCGGTACGCGCAGTGGCACGTTACGTCGGACAGATCCTGGCGGAGTCGTAA
- a CDS encoding MBL fold metallo-hydrolase: MEPVESAREPGAGGSGWEQLAPGVARRRLPRLDVTVGLVVGADGVLLVDTGSTLAAGEELRRQVAALTGRGVTHVVLTHGHFDHVFGTPAFPAAEVYGEASLDGYLRRERDALRADAVEHGTDPAAAEAAARALVLPDRPVRGGLGLDLGDRPVRLVHPGAGHTGHDLAVVVPGATASDPTVVFCGDLVEESGEPQAGQDAVPGAWAATVDALLALGGETGRYVPGHGAVVDARFLRAQRDALAERFAGPARA; encoded by the coding sequence GTGGAACCTGTGGAGAGCGCGCGGGAGCCGGGCGCCGGCGGCTCCGGCTGGGAGCAGCTGGCTCCCGGGGTGGCCCGCCGGCGGCTGCCCCGCCTCGACGTGACGGTCGGCCTGGTCGTGGGCGCGGACGGGGTGCTGCTGGTCGACACCGGGTCCACGCTGGCGGCGGGTGAGGAGCTGCGGCGGCAGGTGGCGGCGCTGACCGGGCGCGGGGTCACCCACGTCGTACTCACCCACGGGCACTTCGACCACGTCTTCGGCACGCCCGCCTTCCCGGCCGCCGAGGTGTACGGGGAGGCGTCGCTGGACGGCTATCTGCGCCGGGAGCGGGATGCGCTGCGGGCGGACGCGGTGGAGCACGGCACCGACCCCGCGGCGGCCGAGGCGGCGGCGCGGGCCCTGGTGCTCCCGGACCGGCCGGTGCGCGGCGGGCTGGGGCTGGATCTCGGCGACCGTCCGGTGCGGCTGGTCCACCCGGGCGCCGGCCACACCGGGCACGACCTGGCGGTGGTGGTGCCGGGCGCCACCGCGAGCGACCCGACGGTGGTCTTCTGCGGCGACCTGGTGGAGGAGTCGGGGGAGCCGCAGGCCGGGCAGGACGCGGTACCGGGCGCCTGGGCGGCCACGGTCGACGCGCTGCTGGCGCTGGGCGGCGAGACCGGCCGGTACGTACCCGGGCACGGCGCGGTGGTGGACGCCCGCTTCCTGCGCGCCCAGCGGGACGCGCTCGCCGAACGCTTCGCCGGCCCGGCGCGGGCGTAG
- a CDS encoding DUF3097 domain-containing protein: MRSRSYDGDLTPPWKRPAPLPEVAAESELVVEEAGTGFCGAVVRVEKTAEGLTVTLEDRFGRHRVFPMTPGAFLIDGRPVALVRPRAAAPRGRLLSASGSVAVPGAQARVARAGRIYVEGRHDAELVERVWGHDLRVEGVVVEFLEGVDDLPAVVSAFAPTPSARLGVLVDHLVPGSKESRIAASAAGPDVLVVGHPFIDVWEAVKPSSVGIPGWPRVPRGEDWKTGVCRALGWTDLTTGEAWQRILASVTSYRDLRPELLGRVEELIDFVTAG, translated from the coding sequence ATGCGCAGCAGGAGTTACGACGGCGATCTGACCCCTCCCTGGAAGCGGCCCGCGCCCTTGCCCGAGGTGGCCGCCGAGTCCGAGCTGGTGGTCGAGGAGGCGGGCACCGGCTTCTGCGGGGCGGTGGTCCGGGTGGAGAAGACCGCGGAGGGCCTCACCGTCACCCTGGAGGACCGTTTCGGCCGGCACCGGGTCTTCCCGATGACCCCGGGCGCCTTCCTGATCGACGGCAGGCCGGTGGCCCTGGTACGCCCCCGGGCCGCCGCCCCCCGCGGCCGCCTGCTGTCCGCCTCCGGCTCCGTCGCGGTGCCCGGCGCCCAGGCCCGCGTCGCGCGGGCCGGCCGCATCTACGTCGAGGGCCGCCACGACGCCGAGCTGGTCGAACGCGTCTGGGGCCACGACCTGCGCGTCGAAGGCGTCGTGGTGGAGTTCCTGGAGGGCGTGGACGACCTGCCCGCCGTCGTCTCCGCCTTCGCCCCCACCCCGTCGGCCCGGCTGGGCGTCCTGGTGGACCACCTCGTGCCCGGTTCCAAGGAGTCCCGCATCGCCGCCTCGGCGGCCGGCCCCGACGTGCTGGTGGTCGGGCATCCCTTCATCGACGTCTGGGAGGCCGTGAAACCGTCCTCGGTCGGCATCCCCGGGTGGCCGCGGGTGCCCCGCGGGGAGGACTGGAAGACCGGCGTCTGCCGGGCCCTGGGCTGGACCGACCTGACCACCGGGGAGGCGTGGCAGCGCATCCTGGCGTCGGTCACCTCGTACCGGGACCTCCGGCCGGAGCTGCTGGGCCGGGTGGAGGAGCTCATCGACTTCGTGACAGCGGGCTGA
- the hemW gene encoding radical SAM family heme chaperone HemW: MPSVLPDGEPLPADGALPAHALEGAAGRPLGFYLHVPYCASRCGYCDFNTYTASELRGSGGALASRDNYADALIDEIRLARKVLGDDPRPVETVFVGGGTPTLLAAGDLVRALGAIREEFGLAPGAEVTTEANPESVDPGYLAELRAGGFNRLSFGMQSAREHVLRVLDRTHTPGRPEACVAEARAAGFEHVNLDLIYGTPGESDDDWRASLDAAIGAGPDHVSAYALIVEEGTQLARRIRRGEVPMTDDDVHADRYLIADERLAAAGFSWYEVSNWATSPAGRCTHNELYWTGADWWGAGPGAHSHVGGVRWWNAKHPGAYAQALAEGRTPGAGREVLGAEDRRIERVLLELRLSAGCPLELLAPDGARAAARAVEGGLLEPGPYAEGRAVLTLRGRLLADAVVRDLVD; the protein is encoded by the coding sequence ATGCCTTCCGTACTCCCCGACGGTGAACCCCTACCCGCTGACGGCGCGCTGCCGGCGCACGCCCTGGAGGGGGCCGCCGGACGGCCGCTCGGCTTCTATCTGCACGTCCCGTACTGCGCGAGCCGCTGCGGGTACTGCGACTTCAACACCTATACCGCGAGCGAGCTGCGCGGGTCCGGCGGCGCGCTGGCGTCGCGGGACAACTACGCCGACGCGCTGATCGACGAGATCCGGCTGGCCCGCAAGGTGCTCGGGGACGACCCGCGCCCGGTGGAGACGGTGTTCGTCGGCGGCGGGACGCCCACGCTGCTGGCCGCCGGCGACCTGGTACGGGCGCTGGGCGCGATCCGCGAGGAGTTCGGGCTGGCACCGGGCGCCGAGGTCACCACGGAGGCCAATCCGGAGTCCGTGGACCCCGGATACCTCGCCGAGCTGCGGGCAGGGGGCTTCAACCGGCTCTCCTTCGGCATGCAGAGCGCCCGGGAGCACGTGCTGCGGGTCCTGGACCGCACCCACACGCCGGGCCGCCCCGAGGCATGCGTCGCCGAGGCCCGCGCGGCCGGCTTCGAGCACGTCAACCTCGATCTGATCTACGGCACCCCGGGGGAGTCCGACGACGACTGGCGCGCCTCCCTGGACGCGGCGATCGGGGCCGGACCCGACCACGTCTCCGCGTACGCGCTGATCGTGGAGGAGGGTACGCAGCTGGCCCGGCGGATCCGGCGCGGCGAGGTGCCGATGACCGACGACGACGTGCACGCGGACCGCTACCTGATCGCCGACGAGCGGCTGGCCGCGGCCGGCTTCTCCTGGTACGAGGTCTCCAACTGGGCCACGTCCCCGGCCGGCCGCTGCACCCACAACGAGCTGTACTGGACCGGCGCGGACTGGTGGGGCGCCGGGCCCGGCGCGCACAGCCACGTAGGCGGCGTCCGCTGGTGGAACGCCAAGCACCCGGGTGCCTACGCCCAGGCGCTCGCCGAAGGCCGCACCCCGGGCGCCGGGCGCGAGGTCCTAGGCGCCGAGGACCGCCGGATCGAACGCGTCCTGCTCGAACTGCGCCTGTCGGCCGGCTGCCCGCTGGAGCTGCTCGCCCCGGACGGCGCCCGCGCCGCCGCCCGTGCGGTGGAGGGCGGCCTCCTGGAGCCCGGTCCTTACGCCGAGGGCCGCGCGGTCCTCACTCTGCGGGGCCGCCTGCTGGCCGACGCGGTGGTACGCGACCTGGTCGACTAG
- a CDS encoding SpoIIE family protein phosphatase: MTLIATRDRVEGSVRRASVPGDELAAGAARRFLRATLAEWAGLGPPQDAAFAERVLDDAALVISELVTNAVVHAGTAVDILCRLDAEVWPPSGLVIEVADRHPGRVLRGSAEQHPDEREGGRGLHLVAALSDTWGVTYQRDRKTVWCRLDLTGAAAASAAAEAAARSATGAPAPHPADGGDRRPLLAPVPPEERPRRADGEWISRGSLTFLAEASDLLAGQLDEDHVASLATQLLVPRLADWCAVWLYPAGAAPRLAHVWHSVEQWIDPLRALLDKSPPTPTPRPGARSLPWPVMPCAPTERGGSLAVPLVAAGHCHGTLLLGRTGALGIPAEATGLIEDFARRVALAMGTARQYARQAMISTVLQRGLLPPATGRIPGVEHAVVYEPMAGDWVGGDFYDLFPTGDGRWCFALGDVCGSGPEAASLTGIVRPVLRLLAREGYGVSDVLDRLNKALADEAAAALIGETAAWEGGQARFLSLLYGEITPYAPGRGARCTLASAGHPLPLVLGPDGRVRPAATPQMLLGISDDARYDSESFLLAPGDTLLCVTDGVTERRRGRRQFDDDDGLAAALSGCVTLGAAGVAERIRRAVHDYDAAPPADDLALLVLQAR, from the coding sequence GTGACGCTGATTGCAACCCGAGACCGGGTCGAGGGGAGTGTGCGGCGGGCCAGTGTGCCGGGCGACGAGCTGGCCGCCGGCGCCGCGCGGCGGTTCCTGCGGGCGACGCTCGCCGAATGGGCGGGCCTGGGACCGCCGCAGGACGCCGCGTTCGCCGAGCGCGTGCTGGACGACGCCGCCCTGGTGATCAGCGAACTGGTCACGAACGCCGTGGTGCACGCCGGCACCGCGGTGGACATCCTGTGCCGCCTGGACGCCGAGGTGTGGCCGCCGTCCGGCCTGGTGATCGAGGTCGCCGACCGGCACCCCGGCCGGGTGCTGCGCGGCAGCGCCGAGCAGCACCCGGACGAGCGGGAGGGCGGCCGGGGCCTGCACCTGGTCGCCGCGCTCTCCGACACCTGGGGCGTCACCTACCAGCGGGACCGCAAGACCGTCTGGTGCCGCCTGGACCTGACCGGGGCCGCCGCCGCCTCGGCGGCGGCCGAAGCCGCGGCCCGCTCCGCCACCGGGGCGCCCGCGCCGCACCCGGCCGACGGCGGGGACCGGCGGCCGCTGCTCGCGCCCGTCCCGCCCGAGGAGCGGCCCCGCCGCGCCGACGGGGAGTGGATCAGCCGCGGCAGCCTCACCTTCCTCGCCGAGGCGTCCGACCTGCTGGCCGGGCAGCTGGACGAGGACCACGTGGCCTCCCTGGCCACCCAGCTGCTGGTGCCGCGGCTCGCCGACTGGTGCGCGGTCTGGCTCTACCCGGCCGGTGCCGCGCCCCGGCTGGCCCACGTGTGGCACAGCGTCGAGCAGTGGATCGACCCGCTGCGGGCCCTGCTGGACAAGTCGCCGCCCACCCCGACCCCCCGTCCCGGCGCGCGGTCGCTGCCCTGGCCGGTCATGCCGTGCGCGCCCACCGAGCGCGGCGGGTCGCTGGCCGTGCCGCTGGTCGCCGCCGGCCACTGCCACGGCACCCTGCTGCTCGGCCGCACCGGAGCGCTCGGCATCCCGGCGGAGGCCACCGGCCTGATCGAGGACTTCGCCCGCCGGGTCGCGCTCGCCATGGGCACTGCCCGGCAGTACGCCCGCCAGGCCATGATCAGCACGGTGCTGCAACGCGGCCTGCTGCCGCCCGCCACCGGCCGCATCCCGGGCGTCGAACACGCCGTCGTCTACGAGCCGATGGCCGGCGACTGGGTCGGCGGCGACTTCTACGACCTCTTCCCGACCGGCGACGGCCGCTGGTGCTTCGCGCTCGGCGATGTCTGCGGCAGCGGCCCCGAGGCCGCCTCGCTGACCGGCATCGTCCGCCCGGTGCTGCGGCTGCTGGCCCGCGAGGGCTACGGCGTCTCCGACGTCCTCGACCGCCTCAACAAGGCGCTCGCCGACGAGGCCGCCGCCGCGCTGATCGGCGAAACCGCCGCGTGGGAGGGCGGCCAGGCCCGCTTCCTGTCGCTGCTCTACGGCGAGATCACGCCGTACGCGCCCGGTCGCGGCGCCCGCTGCACCCTCGCCTCGGCCGGCCACCCGCTGCCACTGGTCCTCGGCCCGGACGGCCGGGTACGGCCCGCCGCCACCCCGCAGATGCTGCTGGGCATCTCCGACGACGCCCGCTACGACAGCGAGTCCTTCCTGCTGGCCCCCGGCGACACCCTGCTCTGCGTCACCGACGGGGTGACCGAACGCCGCCGCGGCCGGCGCCAGTTCGACGACGACGACGGCCTCGCGGCGGCGCTGAGCGGCTGCGTGACCCTCGGCGCGGCCGGCGTCGCCGAAAGGATCCGCCGGGCCGTCCACGACTACGACGCGGCGCCCCCGGCCGACGACCTGGCGCTGCTGGTCCTCCAGGCGCGGTAG
- a CDS encoding AMP-dependent synthetase/ligase, whose amino-acid sequence MTDTQTLLENRPPSVAGLFLDRVAATPDVEAYRYPVPAGSGAERWETLSWSEAATRVYAIAAGLMDLGVRPEERVAIAAGTSVDWILADLGVLCAGAATTTVYPSTNTEETAFILSDSGSRVLFAEDAGQLAKARERRTGLPELAHVVVFDPADAADSDGDGWVLSLADLEKRGAAYLEQHPAAVTEAIGAITKDQLATLIYTSGTTGRPKGVRLPHDAWSYMARAIQAIELLNENDIQYLWLPLAHVFGKVLTAGQISIGHIMVVDGRVDRIVENMPVVRPTYMAAVPRIFEKVYNGVAARARAGGAAKYRIFQWAAGVAREYARTTQNSMRLTGAPTAPPVLRAKHALADKLVYAKIREAFGGRLRACVSGSAALAPEIGYFFAGAGVHILEGYGLTESSAASFVNPDVSYRTGTVGKALPGLEVRIAEDGEIMLRGPGIMQGYHGLPEQTAQVLEPDGWFHTGDIGELSPDGFLKITDRKKDLIKTSGGKYISPAEVEGQFKALCPFVSNVLVVGGGRNFCTALLALDEPTILGWARENGLGGRPYPEVVAAPEVRALMEDYVGRVNATLQRWQQIRQFRVLPRDLDVEHGDLTPSLKLKRPVVEREFAPLIDEMYAGSREA is encoded by the coding sequence GTGACCGACACACAGACGTTGCTTGAGAACCGGCCCCCCTCCGTGGCCGGGCTCTTCCTGGACCGCGTGGCGGCGACACCGGACGTGGAGGCGTACCGCTACCCCGTACCGGCCGGTTCGGGCGCCGAGCGCTGGGAGACGCTGAGCTGGAGCGAGGCCGCCACCCGGGTCTACGCCATCGCGGCCGGCCTGATGGACCTGGGCGTCCGGCCCGAGGAGCGGGTGGCGATCGCGGCGGGCACCAGCGTCGACTGGATCCTCGCCGACCTCGGCGTGCTGTGCGCGGGCGCGGCCACCACCACGGTCTACCCCAGCACCAACACCGAGGAGACCGCGTTCATCCTGTCCGACTCCGGCAGCCGGGTGCTGTTCGCCGAGGACGCCGGGCAGCTCGCCAAGGCCCGTGAGCGGCGGACCGGGCTGCCCGAGCTGGCCCACGTGGTGGTCTTCGACCCGGCCGACGCCGCCGACTCCGACGGTGACGGCTGGGTGCTGTCCCTGGCCGACCTGGAAAAGCGCGGTGCCGCCTACCTGGAGCAGCACCCCGCCGCGGTGACCGAGGCGATCGGGGCGATCACCAAGGACCAGCTCGCCACCTTGATCTACACCTCCGGCACCACCGGCCGGCCCAAGGGCGTACGCCTTCCGCACGACGCCTGGTCGTACATGGCCCGCGCCATCCAGGCGATCGAGCTGCTGAACGAGAACGACATCCAGTACCTGTGGCTGCCGCTCGCCCACGTCTTCGGCAAGGTGCTCACCGCAGGCCAGATCTCGATCGGCCACATCATGGTGGTGGACGGCCGGGTCGACAGGATCGTCGAGAACATGCCGGTGGTCCGGCCCACCTACATGGCCGCCGTGCCGCGCATCTTCGAGAAGGTCTACAACGGGGTCGCCGCCAGGGCCCGCGCGGGCGGCGCCGCCAAGTACCGGATTTTCCAGTGGGCCGCCGGGGTCGCCCGCGAGTACGCCAGGACGACGCAGAACTCCATGCGGCTGACCGGCGCGCCGACCGCCCCGCCGGTGCTGCGGGCCAAGCACGCGCTCGCCGACAAGCTCGTCTACGCCAAGATCCGCGAGGCGTTCGGCGGCCGGCTGCGGGCCTGCGTCTCCGGCTCCGCCGCGCTCGCCCCCGAGATCGGCTACTTCTTCGCCGGTGCCGGCGTCCACATCCTGGAGGGCTACGGCCTCACCGAGTCCAGCGCGGCGAGCTTCGTCAACCCCGACGTGTCCTACCGCACCGGCACGGTCGGCAAGGCGCTGCCCGGCCTTGAGGTCCGGATCGCCGAGGACGGCGAGATCATGCTCCGCGGCCCCGGCATCATGCAGGGCTACCACGGCCTGCCCGAGCAGACCGCGCAGGTGCTGGAGCCCGACGGCTGGTTCCACACCGGCGACATCGGCGAGCTGTCGCCCGACGGCTTCCTCAAGATCACCGACCGCAAGAAGGACCTGATCAAGACCTCGGGCGGCAAGTACATCTCGCCGGCCGAGGTGGAGGGCCAGTTCAAGGCGCTGTGCCCGTTCGTCAGCAACGTCCTGGTGGTCGGCGGCGGCCGCAACTTCTGTACGGCGCTGCTCGCGCTGGACGAGCCGACGATCCTCGGCTGGGCGCGGGAGAACGGCCTGGGCGGGCGCCCCTACCCGGAGGTCGTGGCCGCCCCCGAGGTGCGGGCCCTGATGGAGGACTACGTCGGGCGGGTCAACGCGACCCTCCAGCGCTGGCAGCAGATCCGGCAGTTCCGCGTGCTGCCCCGCGACCTGGACGTCGAGCACGGCGACCTGACACCGAGCCTGAAGCTCAAGCGGCCCGTCGTCGAGCGGGAGTTCGCCCCGCTGATCGACGAGATGTACGCGGGCTCGCGGGAGGCGTGA